A genomic region of Streptosporangium lutulentum contains the following coding sequences:
- a CDS encoding AAA domain-containing protein has protein sequence MSAQQSRARDPRLVDSTTRLVEFLRDLATARRVPVRDLRDHSQVLWLVDLPDTVELHREAGLGEVLFSVDHVRSAPHPAPPDELHGWLQQDELVDPELDAPKLSETGLRRIEETDEDGHPVSRWETQEDRPDVVEAYGKWLPGWRTWADQERERVLQQRWHRDLYSTSTQLGQMDDEWELVLATGLLSWTAPDGTRIRNHLLATRLHLRVDQDTERVDVLLGETATKLQDRELLADLDGFSPQRTDRLRLRVREGEGIGLQTTVTDLLESWCDRGLESDPQPQYQPDWASGDASAELPEVRLAPALVLRKRDHGSLISYYDEMISTLTGPDAQTPLGLAQLVSPLEPAERMAFLQNRGVASGDTLGQDPLFPLPANPEQRTIMTRLRSDNGVVVQGPPGTGKTHSIANLLSALLAQGQRVLVTSQKAQALRVLRDKLPTEIANLCVSMTDLGRGGSAELEGGVKALSNRFSSFDATRQAKGIAEKRHQLDSARRTTVELTEQIRALRESETYRHPEIAAGYSGTLADVVRRLTREEPECSWMPVPLPTLASPVPPITVGEAAELIALLAGETSGRKARLSQRLPDVAALPSAEKLKGLIAAEVAAQGMARQAQTDISARLEHLAPHLIAQLETIAAEVTLHLQQLGMPEEASAWDPADWAVSALTDGLGGRETAIWDQLAAHADRLVTAQNAIRSVGFRKIDYPPLDSPGATGSYLQSMRALRDHLAAGNQLKRGLFRPAVQKQAEPWLAGTQVDGIVPSNAELLSLIIAELEARAAVGELLRGWQLVGVEFPQDLPLQRTVAQLGDAFKRLDQVRQITSAVTETARLLTTGAVHIGFRTPAEWLSYVTALRAVRLQAEAERATSALNELHTALQHEARLGTPAPELLEAGHAVAARDGITYQLCLAALVDAHREQAEQQRCEELSGRVRSAHPALLSLLGEAQTWQLHFSTWDRAWAWAKAQTFFAEQRQPGLEQRLEAELEAANAREMRLTAELAAEQAWQAALSRMSSRQTTALRAYQDHIGKLGKGTGRYAGRYQSLAREAMVHARDAVPAWIMPLQQVLETIPPIRDSFDVVIVDEASQASIEALFLLWLAPRVIVVGDDKQCAPSVVSHGELEPIFTKLSTYLPDMPAYLRDAFTPKSSLFDLLATRFGSVLRLKEHFRCMPEIIDFSSRQFYADEPLVPLRQFGADRLPPLRVMRVTGAQSEGSATRLRNVVEAEAIVDRILVCMEDPNYKDKTFGVVVLQGTGQVQLLHNMLLDRLDPKDWEKRRLRVGTPPDFQGDERDVVFLSMVVAEKRTAVTSTEWQRRFNVAASRAKDQMWLFHSVSPDLLSPVCLRRSLLTYMLNPPSTLLTDSLSDVTSDDPHPDFDSLFEQRVFLHIHRRGYHVVPQVEANGRRIDLVVSGAKGRLAVECDGDFWHGTPEQRAEDLDRERELKRAGWRFWRIRESEFYFDPSAAMESLWAELDHRGILPNEVETSTGEGNDTSSSWNVLALSGSEGWDGLEDGHSGDMNESPITALSMPRFGNSSVGPTTTQIRSWARNQGYTVGDRGRLPEDVVEAYHHTYGSGQEEERAG, from the coding sequence GTGAGTGCGCAGCAGTCCCGGGCCCGTGACCCCCGCCTGGTCGACTCCACCACGCGACTGGTGGAGTTTCTTCGCGACCTGGCGACCGCCCGTCGTGTCCCTGTTCGAGACCTCCGCGACCACAGTCAGGTCCTCTGGTTGGTGGACCTCCCGGATACGGTCGAGCTGCACCGCGAGGCAGGGCTTGGTGAGGTCCTCTTCTCCGTCGATCACGTCCGGAGCGCCCCGCATCCGGCTCCGCCGGACGAGCTTCACGGGTGGCTGCAGCAGGACGAACTTGTAGATCCCGAATTGGATGCTCCCAAACTCTCCGAGACCGGTCTACGTCGCATCGAGGAGACCGATGAAGACGGCCACCCGGTGTCACGCTGGGAAACCCAGGAGGACCGGCCAGATGTGGTCGAGGCCTACGGCAAGTGGCTTCCCGGCTGGCGGACATGGGCGGATCAGGAACGAGAGCGAGTACTGCAACAGCGCTGGCATCGCGATCTCTACTCGACCTCTACCCAGCTCGGCCAGATGGACGACGAGTGGGAACTGGTCCTGGCGACCGGGTTGCTCTCCTGGACCGCACCCGACGGCACCCGTATCCGCAACCACCTGCTCGCGACCCGCCTTCACCTCCGGGTCGACCAGGACACCGAACGAGTGGACGTCCTGCTGGGCGAGACGGCGACCAAACTCCAGGACCGGGAGCTACTGGCCGACCTCGACGGATTCAGCCCGCAACGGACTGATCGTCTTCGTCTACGTGTCAGGGAGGGGGAGGGCATCGGGCTCCAGACCACTGTGACCGACCTGCTGGAGTCGTGGTGCGACCGCGGGCTGGAATCCGACCCCCAGCCCCAATATCAGCCTGACTGGGCTTCCGGCGACGCCTCCGCCGAGCTCCCGGAGGTACGGCTGGCACCCGCACTTGTGCTGCGTAAGCGAGATCATGGCTCCCTGATCTCCTACTACGACGAGATGATCTCCACGCTGACCGGGCCGGACGCCCAGACACCCCTCGGGCTGGCACAACTCGTCAGTCCCCTTGAGCCGGCAGAACGCATGGCTTTCCTGCAGAACAGAGGGGTCGCGTCGGGAGACACTCTCGGGCAGGATCCGCTGTTCCCGCTCCCCGCCAACCCCGAGCAGCGCACGATCATGACGCGTCTGCGCTCGGACAACGGCGTCGTCGTCCAGGGCCCCCCGGGAACGGGAAAAACCCACAGCATCGCCAACCTGCTGTCGGCTCTGCTCGCTCAGGGCCAGCGGGTACTGGTCACCAGCCAGAAGGCTCAGGCACTCCGAGTCCTGCGGGACAAGCTTCCGACGGAGATCGCCAATCTGTGCGTCTCCATGACCGACCTCGGCCGCGGCGGCTCCGCGGAGCTCGAGGGCGGCGTGAAGGCGTTGTCGAACCGCTTCTCATCCTTTGATGCCACCCGGCAGGCCAAGGGCATCGCCGAGAAACGACACCAGCTCGACTCCGCTCGCCGTACGACCGTCGAACTGACCGAGCAGATCCGGGCGTTGCGCGAGTCCGAGACCTACCGCCACCCTGAGATCGCCGCCGGCTATTCGGGAACTCTCGCTGACGTAGTCCGGCGTCTGACGCGGGAGGAACCCGAATGCTCGTGGATGCCGGTTCCCCTACCGACCTTGGCATCGCCCGTGCCCCCGATCACGGTCGGCGAGGCTGCCGAGCTCATCGCCTTGCTCGCTGGAGAGACCTCGGGACGCAAGGCGAGACTCTCCCAGCGCCTCCCCGACGTGGCCGCGTTGCCCAGCGCGGAGAAACTCAAGGGTCTGATCGCGGCGGAGGTCGCCGCGCAGGGGATGGCCCGGCAGGCCCAGACGGACATTTCCGCGAGACTTGAGCACCTCGCTCCCCATTTGATCGCTCAGCTGGAGACGATCGCGGCCGAGGTCACTCTCCACCTCCAGCAGCTCGGCATGCCCGAGGAGGCATCGGCCTGGGATCCGGCCGACTGGGCGGTCAGCGCACTGACAGACGGGCTCGGCGGCCGTGAGACCGCCATTTGGGATCAGCTGGCCGCACACGCCGATCGCCTTGTCACAGCCCAGAACGCGATCCGCTCCGTTGGCTTTCGCAAAATCGACTATCCACCGTTGGACTCACCGGGCGCGACGGGTTCCTACCTCCAGTCCATGCGAGCGCTGCGTGACCACCTCGCTGCGGGCAACCAGCTCAAACGCGGTCTGTTCAGGCCCGCGGTGCAGAAGCAGGCAGAGCCGTGGCTGGCCGGCACGCAGGTCGACGGGATCGTGCCGTCCAACGCCGAACTTCTGTCGCTGATCATCGCCGAGCTCGAAGCCCGGGCCGCGGTCGGCGAGCTCCTGCGTGGCTGGCAGCTGGTGGGGGTGGAATTTCCGCAGGACCTGCCCCTTCAACGCACGGTGGCGCAGCTCGGCGATGCCTTCAAGCGGCTCGATCAGGTGCGTCAGATCACGTCAGCGGTGACGGAAACGGCGCGGCTGCTCACCACGGGCGCCGTGCACATCGGATTTCGCACTCCCGCGGAATGGCTGTCCTATGTGACCGCTCTACGCGCCGTACGGCTTCAGGCCGAGGCCGAGCGGGCTACCTCGGCACTCAACGAACTCCACACGGCTCTCCAGCACGAGGCTCGTCTCGGAACGCCGGCTCCGGAACTGCTCGAGGCCGGACACGCGGTGGCCGCACGTGACGGCATCACCTACCAGTTGTGTCTCGCCGCTCTCGTCGACGCACACCGCGAACAGGCCGAGCAACAACGCTGCGAGGAGCTTTCGGGTCGAGTCCGCAGTGCTCATCCGGCGCTGCTCAGCCTTCTGGGTGAGGCGCAGACGTGGCAGCTCCACTTCTCCACCTGGGACCGTGCATGGGCGTGGGCCAAGGCGCAGACGTTCTTCGCCGAGCAACGTCAGCCGGGCCTCGAACAGCGGTTGGAGGCCGAACTCGAGGCCGCGAACGCGCGGGAAATGCGGCTGACCGCCGAGCTCGCCGCCGAACAGGCCTGGCAAGCGGCGTTGAGCAGAATGAGCTCCCGCCAGACGACCGCGCTGCGGGCCTACCAGGACCACATCGGCAAGCTGGGGAAGGGCACCGGACGATATGCCGGTAGGTACCAGTCCCTCGCGCGCGAGGCCATGGTGCACGCCCGTGACGCCGTCCCGGCCTGGATCATGCCGCTCCAGCAGGTGCTGGAGACCATTCCACCGATTCGCGACTCCTTCGACGTGGTCATCGTCGACGAGGCCAGCCAGGCGAGCATCGAAGCGCTTTTCCTGCTCTGGCTGGCTCCTCGCGTCATCGTCGTCGGTGATGACAAACAGTGTGCGCCTTCTGTCGTGAGCCATGGCGAACTGGAACCGATCTTCACGAAGCTGTCGACTTATCTACCGGATATGCCGGCCTATCTTCGGGACGCGTTCACTCCCAAGTCGAGCCTGTTCGACCTGCTGGCGACAAGGTTCGGCTCTGTCCTGCGGCTCAAGGAGCATTTCCGATGTATGCCGGAGATCATTGACTTCTCGTCACGGCAGTTCTACGCGGACGAGCCGTTGGTGCCGCTCCGGCAGTTCGGCGCCGACCGCTTGCCGCCGCTGCGGGTGATGCGCGTCACCGGGGCGCAGAGTGAGGGTTCGGCGACCCGGCTGCGCAACGTCGTGGAGGCCGAAGCGATCGTGGATCGAATCCTCGTCTGCATGGAGGATCCGAACTACAAGGACAAGACCTTCGGCGTCGTCGTGCTGCAGGGCACCGGGCAGGTGCAACTTCTCCACAACATGCTTCTCGACCGGCTGGATCCCAAAGACTGGGAGAAACGGAGGCTGAGGGTCGGTACGCCTCCCGACTTCCAGGGCGACGAGCGTGACGTGGTTTTCCTCTCGATGGTGGTCGCCGAGAAGCGCACCGCGGTGACGAGCACCGAGTGGCAGCGCAGGTTCAATGTGGCAGCCTCACGAGCCAAGGACCAGATGTGGCTGTTCCACTCCGTCAGTCCCGACCTCCTCTCTCCGGTGTGCCTTCGCCGGTCGCTGCTCACCTACATGTTGAACCCGCCCTCGACTCTGCTCACGGATTCTTTGAGCGACGTGACCTCCGACGATCCTCATCCCGACTTCGACTCGCTCTTCGAGCAGCGTGTCTTCCTGCACATCCACCGGCGGGGGTACCACGTCGTCCCCCAGGTGGAGGCCAACGGCCGCCGGATCGATCTTGTGGTGAGCGGCGCCAAGGGACGCCTCGCCGTCGAGTGCGACGGTGACTTCTGGCACGGCACACCCGAGCAACGAGCGGAGGACCTCGACCGGGAGCGCGAGCTCAAGCGCGCGGGGTGGCGGTTCTGGCGCATCCGCGAGAGCGAGTTCTACTTCGATCCATCGGCGGCCATGGAGTCTCTCTGGGCCGAGCTCGATCACCGGGGAATCCTTCCGAATGAAGTTGAGACCTCGACCGGAGAAGGGAACGACACGTCCTCATCGTGGAACGTCCTGGCTCTGTCGGGAAGCGAAGGCTGGGACGGCCTCGAAGACGGCCACTCCGGCGACATGAACGAATCACCGATCACAGCATTGAGCATGCCCCGTTTCGGGAACTCCTCGGTTGGCCCGACCACGACACAGATTCGTTCCTGGGCCCGCAATCAGGGCTACACCGTCGGCGACCGTGGCCGCCTGCCCGAGGACGTCGTCGAGGCGTATCACCATACGTACGGCTCCGGTCAGGAAGAGGAAAGGGCCGGCTGA
- a CDS encoding DUF4352 domain-containing protein, with protein sequence MHENQQPPQYGYVQPYPQTVIVQKKGGGCLRAILIGAAMLAGLVVVGGVLGGGGETPTSSGDTTAAEVSTPAEKRSEPKRTEPKQAGIGDVVKDGKFSFKVTKVETGVARVGGEYLGSDAQGQYILVHVTVKNIGDEAQMFSGSSQKLIDSRNRQYDTDSGAAALGLEDSNAFLNNINPGNTVNGILLFDVPKAFKIKAVELHDSIFSDGVTVALNS encoded by the coding sequence ATGCATGAAAACCAGCAGCCCCCGCAGTACGGCTACGTCCAGCCCTACCCGCAGACCGTGATCGTGCAGAAGAAAGGCGGCGGCTGCCTGCGCGCGATCCTCATCGGTGCGGCCATGCTCGCCGGTCTGGTGGTCGTCGGCGGAGTCCTCGGCGGAGGCGGTGAAACGCCCACAAGCTCGGGCGACACCACGGCCGCCGAGGTCTCCACGCCGGCCGAGAAGCGAAGCGAGCCCAAGCGGACCGAGCCGAAGCAGGCCGGAATCGGCGACGTGGTCAAGGACGGCAAGTTCTCCTTCAAGGTCACCAAGGTCGAGACGGGTGTCGCCCGGGTCGGCGGCGAGTATCTCGGCTCGGATGCCCAGGGCCAGTACATCCTCGTGCACGTCACCGTGAAGAACATCGGGGACGAGGCTCAGATGTTCAGCGGCTCCTCGCAGAAGCTCATCGACAGCAGGAACAGGCAGTACGACACCGACTCCGGGGCCGCCGCCCTCGGCCTGGAGGACTCCAACGCCTTCCTCAACAACATCAATCCCGGCAACACCGTCAACGGGATCCTGCTCTTCGACGTCCCCAAGGCCTTCAAAATCAAGGCGGTCGAGCTACACGACTCCATCTTCTCCGACGGTGTCACCGTCGCCCTGAACAGCTGA
- a CDS encoding serine/threonine protein kinase, whose product MGDPHEIGSYRIVGRLGAGGMGVVYAGLDAVGRWVAVKLVHEALSIDLEFRRRFSREISVLGEVEGACVARVLGSDPGTERPWLATEYIAGPTLEQHMRVEEPLAGDALYGLAAGLAEALVAMHAAGVVHRDLKPSNVILSSEGPRLIDFGIAKVLDGTAMTHTGTLIGSPGWISPEEYGEGPSGTPADVYGWAMLVLFAVTGEAPYGTGRPEVLAYRVREETPETGAVPEEMRELVGRALAKNPAERPTADEVLAAVAEVWRGRVGEREDSTADVTSLIQHTWVLSRHEMSDWPEVAGPTVAKAVSPVTPPSTLSGTGSVTVVAKRSGPSWVHAYIATAAAVTLIAVTAIIAVAATSSSSERSTAVAARATPTRTTAAPTAIPVPSASTSSPAPKASKKPKKASRFKGKVVSLKGIKMTLPNGWRLLRIGSDYACVESPNSQGASGPWELACRPDSMAIDLRSGADDWPGQSIDSEFGFMVGQDMPCLTGGSVTRDPGSSYDDISGSGEYGLYFGIDPYNSILTRSSLARMADSRKAAYREWLVRCDANAEYTMKIWHLPQSKISFYVLSARPEDAGGYRQIIASTNLAGYKRAAPL is encoded by the coding sequence ATGGGCGATCCCCACGAGATCGGGTCGTATCGGATCGTGGGGCGTCTGGGAGCCGGCGGCATGGGCGTGGTCTATGCGGGATTAGACGCCGTAGGTCGGTGGGTGGCCGTCAAGCTCGTTCATGAGGCTCTCTCGATCGACCTGGAGTTCCGGCGGCGGTTCAGCAGGGAGATCTCGGTGCTGGGTGAGGTCGAGGGCGCGTGCGTCGCTCGGGTACTCGGCTCCGATCCAGGAACGGAGCGGCCGTGGCTCGCCACCGAATACATCGCCGGTCCGACGCTGGAACAGCACATGCGGGTTGAGGAGCCGCTGGCCGGCGACGCGCTGTACGGCCTGGCCGCCGGTCTGGCCGAGGCGCTGGTGGCCATGCATGCGGCGGGGGTCGTTCACCGGGACCTGAAGCCGTCGAATGTGATCCTGTCGTCCGAAGGCCCGCGACTGATCGACTTCGGCATCGCCAAAGTGCTGGACGGCACCGCGATGACGCACACCGGAACGCTGATCGGATCGCCCGGATGGATCAGCCCGGAGGAGTACGGCGAGGGCCCGTCGGGAACTCCGGCCGACGTGTACGGCTGGGCGATGCTGGTGCTCTTCGCGGTCACGGGCGAGGCGCCGTACGGCACCGGCCGACCCGAGGTGCTGGCCTATCGGGTGCGCGAGGAGACGCCGGAGACCGGGGCTGTGCCGGAGGAAATGCGTGAACTCGTCGGGCGAGCACTGGCCAAGAATCCGGCTGAGCGGCCGACCGCCGATGAGGTTCTGGCGGCGGTGGCCGAGGTCTGGCGGGGGCGGGTAGGGGAGCGAGAGGACTCCACAGCCGATGTCACCTCGCTGATCCAGCACACCTGGGTACTGTCACGACACGAGATGTCAGATTGGCCGGAAGTGGCCGGGCCGACGGTCGCCAAGGCGGTCAGCCCGGTGACGCCGCCGTCCACTCTTTCGGGGACAGGGTCGGTGACGGTCGTGGCCAAACGGTCGGGGCCGTCCTGGGTGCATGCTTACATCGCCACAGCGGCGGCCGTGACCCTGATCGCGGTCACCGCGATCATCGCCGTGGCAGCCACTTCCTCCTCTTCGGAACGTTCCACAGCAGTCGCCGCGCGGGCGACACCCACGCGAACGACAGCTGCGCCTACCGCGATCCCGGTTCCGTCCGCGAGCACGTCTAGCCCCGCCCCGAAGGCGTCCAAAAAACCAAAAAAGGCGTCGCGGTTCAAGGGCAAGGTGGTGTCGTTGAAAGGGATCAAGATGACCCTGCCGAACGGCTGGCGGCTACTCCGGATCGGCAGCGACTACGCCTGTGTCGAGTCACCGAACTCGCAGGGGGCCAGCGGGCCATGGGAACTCGCCTGTCGTCCGGATTCGATGGCGATCGACCTCAGGTCCGGTGCCGACGACTGGCCTGGCCAGTCCATCGACAGTGAATTCGGCTTCATGGTCGGCCAGGACATGCCCTGCCTGACGGGAGGGAGCGTGACACGCGACCCGGGCAGTAGCTATGACGATATTTCTGGATCGGGAGAATACGGCCTCTATTTCGGGATTGATCCTTACAACTCCATTCTGACGCGTTCAAGCCTGGCCAGGATGGCGGACAGCAGGAAGGCCGCCTACCGTGAATGGCTGGTCAGGTGTGACGCCAATGCGGAGTACACCATGAAGATCTGGCACCTGCCCCAGTCCAAGATCTCCTTCTACGTGCTCAGCGCACGTCCGGAGGACGCCGGAGGCTACAGACAGATCATCGCCTCCACTAACCTTGCAGGCTACAAGCGTGCAGCTCCACTGTGA
- a CDS encoding serine/threonine-protein kinase, which yields MDPLDRSDPKRIGGITLHGRLGVGGMGRVFYGLTPDYERVAVKVIREELADRAEVRARFAREIDALRTVQGPYVAGLVDASEEEDERPWLAVEYVRGLSLKEFVELHGPLAVDNAAILGVLLATALKDVHRAGLLHRDLKPGNILMGREGAKVIDLGLVAFADGPTDLTTSESMLGTPACMSPEQANTPKSVTSATDVYALGATLLFALTKHYPYDGPNLAAMFMNIIKPEVVPNLGGLPPEFEHIIAAMLAQDPAARPSLAQVTAWLSEPATAGGITLPVAARRLAVATYVERPTDPPEIETPLRKRRDLTDVIVPGSVVALLAERLRGAYASNARF from the coding sequence ATGGACCCCCTGGACCGTTCCGATCCCAAGCGTATCGGTGGCATCACGCTGCACGGGCGGCTCGGCGTCGGCGGGATGGGCCGGGTGTTCTACGGTCTGACGCCGGACTACGAGCGGGTCGCCGTCAAGGTCATCCGTGAGGAGCTGGCCGACCGGGCAGAGGTGCGGGCACGGTTCGCCAGGGAGATCGACGCGTTGCGCACGGTTCAGGGACCGTATGTCGCCGGGCTCGTCGACGCGTCCGAGGAAGAGGACGAACGGCCGTGGCTCGCGGTCGAATACGTCCGCGGGCTGAGCCTGAAGGAGTTCGTCGAACTGCACGGGCCGCTCGCCGTCGACAACGCGGCCATCCTCGGTGTTCTCCTCGCCACCGCGCTCAAGGACGTCCATCGGGCGGGCCTGCTCCACCGCGACCTCAAACCGGGCAACATCCTCATGGGCAGGGAGGGGGCCAAGGTCATCGACCTGGGGCTGGTGGCCTTCGCGGACGGCCCCACAGACCTGACAACCTCGGAGTCGATGCTCGGCACGCCTGCGTGCATGTCACCCGAGCAGGCCAACACCCCCAAGAGCGTGACCTCCGCGACGGATGTCTACGCTCTGGGGGCGACGCTGCTGTTCGCGCTGACCAAGCACTATCCCTACGACGGGCCGAACCTCGCGGCGATGTTCATGAACATCATCAAGCCCGAGGTCGTCCCGAACCTCGGCGGTCTTCCCCCAGAGTTCGAGCACATCATCGCTGCGATGCTCGCACAGGACCCGGCGGCTCGTCCCAGCCTCGCCCAGGTGACGGCCTGGCTGTCGGAACCGGCGACCGCGGGTGGGATCACTCTGCCGGTGGCCGCTCGCCGGCTGGCGGTGGCGACCTACGTCGAGCGTCCGACCGACCCCCCGGAGATCGAGACGCCTCTCCGGAAGAGGCGGGACCTCACCGATGTGATCGTCCCAGGCTCCGTCGTCGCTCTGCTCGCCGAGCGCCTGCGTGGCGCCTACGCTTCGAACGCCCGTTTTTAA
- a CDS encoding DEAD/DEAH box helicase: protein MTESPYPPGARIEVRDAEWIVRTCTPTPVIPGTEEMRDGRPVLGTGEMRDGYRITAVGASEFVRDEDAVFFSGIETVELMRPEETILEQDETPRFAKSRLFLEAVLRRTPLPQTEKGLALSDRFLLDSLPYQQRPAELALKGLRPRILLADVVGLGKTLEIGLILAELIRRGRGDRILVVTPQQVLEQFQHELWTRFSIPLIRLDSVGIERIQREIPAGRNPFTYYKRIIVSIDTLKNVGKYGQHLEKMHWDAVVIDESHNLIGEKSFRNRLAKLLARNTEALLLASATPHNGDSKSFAELIRMLDPAAIADETRYSAQDIGHLYLRRTKISPEVRDQMGSKWPDRGPSVPVRCAATAAEEKIFEELTQVWLAGDQRAGGPVVDAKNRLFPYTLLKSFLSSHVALATTVGKRLKNAKESREIDALKVLQGLAARVTDDDSAKLAALVGRLKEIGVGPRSDTRVVVFSESVPTLEWLKKTVPARLGIKDDAIEIMHGGFSDTQQQEIVERFSLADSKVRILFTGDVASEGVNLHRQCHQMIHYDVPWSLIRIEQRNGRIDRYGQEHQPQFKALILTSEVEGAKDDRTVAEKLLDKEATAHRSLGTAEAVTGEYRAEREERRLIQDLLEGRTVEESLQAHAPDDCLAGLMAGVGEDPENPEPPRANVPRLFDSTEAFVQESIRTLKLLDKLEDDGEMLAFEPPADLIHRLSVLPSSYLRTHDVRKRMKVTFSRTLAHRKLDEARKTKTMWPDIAYLSDLHPMVDWLTDKVLVRLGRQKAPVITADVDGTTFLVQGIYSNKRGQPTVVEWMAVSGPPEALAVQDGEMVEVLKAAKVGPGMINTGRRLDLEPLQQLVKPAVEAARTHLEKRRALYDAEVVAPLDAYRAQLSEWEELTLFDVHASRRGRKEADVRETVDEQQRLLDSLQTTGEPLLRVLAVLIPTAPDSGAIKQAPVSSAISQDGHR from the coding sequence GTGACCGAGAGTCCGTACCCACCCGGCGCCCGGATCGAGGTGCGGGACGCCGAGTGGATCGTCCGCACCTGCACCCCGACACCGGTAATCCCGGGGACCGAGGAAATGCGGGACGGGCGCCCAGTCCTGGGAACCGGGGAAATGCGCGATGGATACCGGATCACGGCGGTCGGCGCGTCGGAATTCGTCCGCGACGAGGACGCCGTGTTCTTCAGCGGCATCGAGACCGTCGAGTTGATGCGTCCCGAGGAGACGATCCTGGAGCAGGACGAGACGCCCAGGTTCGCCAAGAGCCGCCTCTTCCTGGAAGCGGTCCTCAGAAGGACGCCGCTGCCCCAGACGGAGAAGGGCCTCGCGCTGTCAGACCGTTTCCTGCTGGATTCGCTGCCCTACCAGCAGCGCCCGGCCGAGCTCGCTCTCAAGGGCCTTCGGCCGCGCATCCTCCTCGCCGACGTGGTCGGTCTCGGCAAGACCCTGGAGATCGGCCTCATCCTGGCCGAGCTGATCCGTCGCGGACGTGGCGACCGCATCCTCGTGGTCACCCCGCAGCAGGTGCTGGAACAGTTCCAGCACGAGCTGTGGACCCGGTTCTCCATCCCGCTGATCCGGCTCGACTCGGTCGGCATCGAGCGCATCCAGCGAGAGATCCCCGCGGGCCGCAACCCGTTCACCTACTACAAGCGGATCATCGTCTCGATCGACACGCTCAAGAACGTGGGCAAGTACGGCCAGCACCTGGAGAAGATGCACTGGGACGCGGTCGTCATCGACGAGTCGCACAACCTGATCGGCGAGAAGAGCTTCCGCAACAGGCTGGCCAAGCTCCTGGCACGCAACACCGAGGCGCTGCTGCTGGCCAGCGCGACCCCGCACAACGGGGACAGCAAATCCTTCGCCGAGCTGATCCGCATGCTCGACCCGGCCGCGATCGCCGACGAGACCCGCTACTCGGCGCAGGACATCGGTCACCTCTACCTCCGCCGCACCAAGATCAGCCCTGAGGTGCGGGACCAGATGGGCAGCAAGTGGCCCGACCGAGGCCCTTCGGTTCCGGTCCGCTGTGCAGCTACCGCGGCCGAGGAGAAGATCTTCGAGGAGCTCACCCAGGTCTGGCTGGCCGGAGACCAGCGAGCCGGCGGACCGGTGGTCGACGCGAAGAACCGGCTCTTCCCCTACACGCTGCTCAAGTCATTCCTCTCCTCACACGTCGCCCTCGCCACCACGGTGGGGAAGCGGCTGAAGAACGCCAAGGAGAGTCGTGAGATCGACGCGCTAAAGGTCCTGCAGGGTCTTGCGGCACGGGTGACCGACGACGACTCGGCCAAGCTCGCCGCCCTGGTCGGCCGGCTCAAGGAGATCGGTGTCGGCCCGCGCAGCGACACCCGGGTCGTGGTGTTCTCCGAGAGCGTGCCCACCCTGGAGTGGCTGAAGAAGACCGTGCCCGCCAGGCTGGGCATCAAGGACGACGCCATCGAGATCATGCACGGCGGATTCTCCGACACCCAGCAGCAGGAGATCGTCGAGCGCTTCTCCCTCGCCGACAGCAAGGTCCGCATCCTCTTCACCGGAGACGTCGCCTCCGAGGGCGTCAACCTGCACCGGCAGTGCCACCAGATGATCCACTACGACGTGCCGTGGAGCCTGATCCGCATCGAGCAGCGCAACGGCCGCATCGATCGCTACGGACAGGAGCACCAGCCCCAGTTCAAGGCTCTGATCCTTACCTCCGAGGTTGAGGGTGCCAAGGACGACAGGACCGTGGCCGAGAAGCTCCTGGACAAGGAGGCGACGGCCCACCGGAGCCTGGGCACCGCCGAGGCCGTCACCGGTGAATACCGGGCCGAGCGGGAGGAGCGCCGTCTCATCCAGGACCTGCTCGAAGGCAGGACCGTGGAGGAGTCGCTCCAGGCGCACGCACCCGACGACTGCCTGGCCGGCCTGATGGCCGGAGTGGGGGAAGATCCGGAGAACCCGGAGCCGCCGCGTGCGAACGTGCCACGGCTCTTCGACAGCACCGAGGCGTTCGTCCAGGAGTCCATCAGGACCCTCAAGCTTCTCGACAAGCTGGAGGACGACGGCGAGATGCTCGCCTTCGAACCGCCCGCCGACCTGATCCACCGCCTGTCGGTGCTGCCGTCGTCCTACTTGCGCACCCACGACGTCAGGAAGCGAATGAAGGTCACCTTCAGCCGCACCCTGGCGCATCGAAAGCTGGACGAGGCCCGCAAGACCAAGACCATGTGGCCGGACATCGCCTACCTGTCGGACCTGCATCCGATGGTCGACTGGCTCACCGACAAGGTCCTCGTACGGCTCGGCCGTCAGAAGGCCCCGGTCATCACCGCCGACGTGGACGGAACCACCTTCCTGGTCCAGGGCATCTACTCCAACAAGCGCGGCCAGCCCACAGTCGTGGAGTGGATGGCGGTCAGCGGCCCACCCGAGGCGCTCGCCGTACAGGACGGGGAGATGGTCGAGGTCCTGAAGGCGGCCAAGGTCGGCCCCGGGATGATCAACACGGGCCGGCGGCTGGACCTCGAACCGCTCCAGCAACTGGTGAAGCCCGCCGTCGAGGCCGCGCGCACCCACCTGGAGAAACGCCGCGCCCTCTACGACGCGGAGGTCGTCGCACCGCTGGACGCCTACCGCGCGCAGCTCTCCGAGTGGGAGGAACTGACGCTTTTCGACGTGCATGCCTCCCGGCGCGGTCGCAAGGAGGCCGATGTGCGCGAGACCGTCGACGAGCAGCAGCGTCTCCTCGACTCCCTGCAGACCACCGGCGAACCGCTACTGCGGGTGCTCGCCGTACTGATTCCCACTGCGCCGGACTCGGGCGCGATCAAGCAGGCGCCGGTCTCGAGCGCGATCTCCCAGGATGGGCACCGATGA